The genomic region AGCGGCTAGGATCGCGCCCGCGTCAGCTGGAGAACGCGGTTCATGCCTGAACAGGGAAGTGTCCAGAGGAAGCAGCCATGAGCGCGATCATCCGCAAGATCGTCACTGTGGTCGAAGAGACGCAGATGGAGATGGGCCGACAGGTATCACCCCCGACCCGGCGTGCGGCGGCGATTGCCGTCATCGAGAATCCGTTTGCCGGAAAATATGTCGAGGATCTTTCGCCGTTGATCGCGATCGGCGAGGAGCTGGGCGAGCTCCTGTCGAAACGCGCGGTGGCCGCGCTCGGCATCGATGGTGCCAAGGCGCACAGCTACGGCAAGGCCGCGGCCGTCGGCGAGAACGGCGAGCTGGAGCATGCCGCCGCCATCCTCCATCCCAAGATGGGCGCGCCGGTGCGTAAAGTTCTGGGCAAGGGCGCGGCGCTGATCCCGTCGTCGAAGAAGCGCAGCGGCCCGGGCACCACGCTGGACATTCCGCTCGGGCACAAGGACGCAGCCTTCGTGCGCAGTCACTTCGACGGCATGGAAGTACAGATCAACGACGCGCCGCGCGCCAACGAGATCATGGTCGCGGTCGCCGTCACCGACAGCGGCCGTCCGCTGCCGCGCGTCGGCGGGCTCACGGTTGCGGAGATCAAAGGCGAAGACGGTCTAAGATAGAGGTCGTAAGCGAGTTCAAATTGGAGGTTGGGATGCGAGCAAGAAGTTACTTCGTCGGCGCGGCCTTCGCGCTTCTGGCGGGCGGCATGGCTCATTCGGCCCTGGCGCAGGACATCAAGATCGGCGAGATCAACAGCTATTCGCTGCTGCCGGCATTCACCGAGCCCTATCGCAAGGGCTGGCAGCTTGCAGTCGAGGAAATCAACGCGGCCGGCGGCATCAACGGCAAGAAGCTCGTCGTCGTCTCCAAGGACGACGGCGGCAAGCCGGCGGACGCGCAGACCGCGGCCAACGAGCTCGTCTCCAGCGAGGGCGTGGCGATGCTCGCCGGCACGTTCCTGTCGAACATCGGTCTTGCGGTCTCTGACTTCGCCAACCAGAAGAAGGTGTTCTTCCTCGCAGCCGAGCCGCTCACGGACGCCATCACCTGGTCCAAGGGCAACAAATACACCTTCCGCCTGCGTCCCTCCAACTACATGCAGGCGGCGATGCTGGTGGAGGCCGCCAGCAAGCTGCCGGCGAAACGCTGGGCAACGATCGCGCCGAACTACGAGTACGGCCAGTCGGCGGTCGCGGTGTTCAAGAAGCTGATGTCGGAGAAGCGCCCCGACATCCAATGGGTCGACGAGCAATGGCCGCCGCAGGGCAAGATCGACGCCGGCCCGGTGGTGCAGGCGGTTGCCGCCGCCAACCCGGAAGCGATCCTCAACGTCACGTTCGGTGCCGACCTCGTCAAGCTCGTGCGCGAAGGCAACACCCGCGGCCTGTTCAAGGGGCGTGAGGTCGTCTCCTTCCTGACCGGCGAGCCCGAATATCTCGATCCGCTCAAGGACGAGACCCCGGAGGGCTGGATCGTCACCGGCTATCCCTGGTACTCGATCAAGACGCCCGAGCATGATGCGTTCCTGAAGGCGTATCAGGCCAAGTACAACGACTATCCGCGTCTCGGCTCGATTGTCGGTTACCAGACCATCAAGTCGGCGGCCGCGATCCTGACGAAGGCTGGCTCGACCGATCCGGAGAAGCTGATCGCTGCGGCGGAGGGGCTGTCGACGCCGTCGCCGTTCGGCGAGATCACCTTCCGCAAGATCGACCACCAGTCGACGTTAGGGGCCTTCGTCGGCAAGACCGCGCTGAAGGACGGCAAGGGCGTGATGGTGGATTCGTCCTACAAGAAGGGCGCGGACTATCTGCCTGGTGATGCCGAAGTCGAGAAGCTGCGTCCGAAGGATTGATGCATAGACACCGGGGCCTTCATGGTTCGAGACGCGCGGCGTCGCCGCGCTCCTCACCATGAGGGTCCCGGACCTCATCCTGAGGAGGCGCGGAGCGCCGTCTCGAAGGATGAAGCCCAGAACTCAGACTTAACTAACCCGGACCGAAGATGGCCTTTTACGTCGTACAGTTTCTGACCGGTCTCGCCAGCGCAGCGTCGCTGTTCCTGGTGGCGTCGGGCCTGTCGATCATCTTCGGCGTGACGCGGATCGTGAATTTCGCGCATGGCGCCTTCTACATGATCGGCGCCTACATCGCCTTCACGCTGACCGAGCGCCTGTCCGGCGCATTCGGCTTCTGGGGCGGCATCGTGCTGGCCGCGTTCGCGGTGGCGCTGATCGGCGTCATCGTCGAGATGGTGCTGCTCCGGCGCATCTATCATGCGCCCGAGCTGTTTCAGCTGCTCGCGACCTTCGGCCTGACCCTGATGGTCGAGGATCTCGTGGTGCTGATCTGGGGGCCGGACGATCTCGTCGGCCGCCGCGCGCCGGGCTTCAAGGGCGCCATCGACTTCTTCGGCCAGAACATTCCGAGCTACGATCTGTTTCTGATCGTGCTCGGCCCCGTCGTGCTCGGCATTCTCTGGCTGCTGTTCCAGCGCACGCGCTGGGGCGTGCTGGTGCGCGCGGCGACGCAGGACCGCGACATGGTGGCAGCCCTCGGCGTCAATCAGAAATGGCTGTTCACGAGCGTATTTGCCGTCGGCGTCTTCCTCGCAGCGCTCGGCGGCGCGCTCCAGATCCCGCGCGATGCCGTGCATCACGCCATGGATCTGCGGATCATCGTCGAGGTGTTCGTCGTGGTCGTGATCGGCGGCCTTGGCAGCATCGTCGGCGCTTTCGTCGCGGCGGTGCTGGTCTCCGAGCTGAATGCCTTCGGCATCCTGATCTTCCCGAAGATCTCCATCATCCTGGTCTTCCTGGTGATGGCGGTGGTTCTGATCGTGCGTCCCTGGGGCCTGTTCGGCAAGCCGGAGGCGGCTGCGCGCAAGACGCCGGGCCTCACCGTCAATCCCTGGCGGCCGCTGACGTCGAACGAGCGGCTGGCCTCGCTGGTAGCGCTCGTCATCGCGGCGACGCTGCCGCTGTTCGCCGGCAATTATCTGCTGACCGTGGGCTCGGAGATCGCGATCTTCGTGATCTTCGCCGTCAGCCTGCACTTCCTGATGTCGGTCGGCGGCCTCGCCTCGTTCGGTCACGCCGCCTATTTCGGCCTCGGCGCCTATGGCATTGCTTTCCTTGCCAAGATGGCGGGACTGCCGATGATCGTCTGCCTGCTGCTCGGGCCGCTGCTCGGCTGCATGGGCGCGGCGGTGTTCGGCTTCTTCGCGGTGCAGCTCTCCGGCGTTTATTTTGCGATGCTGACGCTCGCCTTCGCGCAGATCGTGTGGTCGATCGCGTTCCAGTGGGTGAACGTAACCGGCGGTGACAACGGCATTCTGGGTCTCTGGCCATCGAGCTGGGCGGCAAGTCCGTCGCGCTTCTACTGGCTTGCGCTCGGCGTCGCGGCGCTGGTGACAGTCGCGCTGCGGGCCATGGTGTTCTCGCCGTTCGGTTACGCGCTTCGTGCCACGCGCGACTCAGGTCTGCGCAGCGAAGCCATCGGCATCGATGCCAAGCGCATCCAGTGGACCGCCTTCGTGATCTCCGGCACGACCGCCGGCATCGGCGGCGCATTGTTCGCCTATCTCAAGGGCAGCGTGTTCCCCGACAATCTCGGCATCTCGCTGTCGGTCGACGCGCTGGTCATGGTGTTGCTCGGCGGTGTCGAGACGGTGTCGGGCGCGGTGATCGGCGCCATCGTCTACAAGGCTTTGAACATCTGGCTCGTGAGCCAGACCGATCTGTCGAAGCTCGTGCTCGGCGGCTTCATCATGCTGATCGTCGTCGTCTTCCCCAAGGGTATCGTCGGCATGCTGGAGATGCTGGCGCAGCGCCGGAAGAAAGCATCGCCGCCGGGATCCCCCTTGCTCGCCAAGCCGATCGAGTCTGCCGAATGAGTGTCGCACCTCCACTTCTCGCGGTCGAAGACCTGACCAAATCCTATGGCGGCATCCATGCCGTGCGCGGCGTCTCGTTCTCACTGCGGGCCGGCGAGATCCTGGCGCTGATCGGTCCGAACGGCGCGGGAAAGAGCACCTGCTTCGACATGCTCAACGGCCAGAACAAGCCTGATAGCGGGCACGTCCGCCTGCTCGGCGAAGAGATCACGGGCCGGAAGCCGCGCGAGGTCTGGCGGCTCGGCGTCGGGCGCACGTTCCAGATCACCGCGACCTTCGCCACCATGACCGTGCGCGAGAACGTCCAGGTCGCGCTGATCTCGCATGGGAAGCAGCTGTTCAATCTGTTCGGCTCGGCACCGAAGTTCGATCGTGACGAGGCCGGCCGCCTGCTCGAGCTGGTCGGCATGGGCGGCTATGCGGACCGGCCCTGCGGCGAGCTTGCCTATGGCGATCTCAAGCGGCTCGAGCTTGCAGTCGCGCTCGCCAACCAGCCAAAACTGCTGCTGATGGACGAGCCGACGGCCGGCATGGCACCGCGCGAGCGCGTTGAATTGATGCGGCTGACCGCGGGCATTGCCCGGGAGAAATCCATCGGCGTGCTCTTCACCGAGCATGACATGGACGTGGTGTTCGAGCATGCCGACCGCATCATCGTGCTCAATCGCGGGACGTTGATCGCGGAGGGCTCGCCGGCGGAAGTGCGCGGCAATCCCCAGGTGCAGGCGGTCTATCTCGGCGAGGGCCTGGTCTACGATGCCCGCCACCGCGAGGGAGCATCGGCATGAAGCTCACGGTGCAAGACCTCAACAGCCATTATGGTCCGGCGCATATCCTGTTCGACATCGGCTTCGAGGTCGGCGAGGGCGAGGTGGTGGCGCTGCTGGGGCGCAACGGCGCCGGCAAGTCGACGACGTTCCGCTCGATCGTCGGGCTCGTCGCGCAGCGCTCCGGCCGCATCACGTTCGAGGGCAAGGACGTCTCGTCGAAGCCGACCCACGAGATCGTGCGCGAGGGCCTCGGCTACGTGCCGGAGGAACGGCGCATCTTCACGGACCTGACCGTGGAAGAGAATCTCGAAGTCGGCCGCCAGCCGAAGCGTCCGAACGCGCCGCACTGGACGCGCGAAAAGCTGTTCGCGCTGTTTCCAAACCTGGGCGAGATGAAGAACCGCCCGGGCGGACGCATGAGCGGCGGCGAGCAGCAGATGCTCACCATCGCGCGCACGCTGATGGGCAATCCGTCGCTGGTGCTGCTGGATGAACCGTCAGAGGGCCTGTCGCCGAAGATCGTGGAGCAGATGGTCGATGCCATCCTGACCATGAAGAATGAAGGCGTCAGCATCGTCGTCTCCGAGCAGAATTTGCACTTTGCGCGGTTGATCTCCGACCGCGCCTATATCATCGAGCGCGGCCGCATCTGCTTCGGCGGCACCATGGCCGAGCTCGACGCGCGTCCGGACATCCGCGACGCGCATCTGTCGTTGTGACGGCAAGGGGAAGGGCGGGGGACGGATGGCGAGAAGCGTCGCGGCGAAGAAGAGCGTCAAACCGGCCAAGGCGCTCAACAAGCCGCCTTACGTGCTCGACGAACAGGTCGGCTTCATCCTGCGCCAGGTCTGGCAGCGCCACAGCTCGATCTTCGCCCGCGACATCGGCACCAATCTGACGCCGACGCAATGGGCGGCGCTTTCGAAGCTCGCCGAGACCGGGCCGTGCTCGCAGAACCAGCTCGGGCGCCTCACGGCGATGGACGTCGCGACCATCAAGGGCGTGATCGATCGCCTGACCGCGCGCGGCCTCACCGAAACCAGCCAGGATCCGGAGGACGGCCGCCGCCTGCTGGTGAGCCTGACCCGCGCCGGTCAGCAGCTTGCCGAGAAGCTCGCGCCGAACGCCCTGGCGATCACCCGCGAGACGCTGGCGCCGCTCGATGCGAAAGAGCGCGACACGCTGATGGCGCTGCTGAACAAGCTGAGGTGAACTTCGATCTCTCACCGTCACCCTGAGGTGGCCGCTTCTTCAGCGGCCCTCGAAGGGCGACGGCCCCGGCTCTATCTCGGCCGTTCATCCTTCGAGGCTCGCCTTGCTTCGCAAGACGAGCGCCTCAGGATGACGGGGCGAGAGGTTTTGGCCGGCTCTATTTTCCCACCACCTCCGGCACCTTGCCGGCCGGCGGCGTGTTGCGGCTGCGCTGGGTGCGCACGATGCCGTCGATGATGGTCATGCCGATGCCGGGGAGGTCACCGAGCTGCACGCTCTCCAGGATGTTCTTGCCCGGTGAGTGCTGGGCCTTGTCCATGATGACGAAGTCGGCGGAGCGGCCGACCTCGATCAGGCCGCAATCGAGCTGGCGCATCCGGGCGGTGTTGCCGGTGGCAAGGCAGAATGCGATCTCGGCCGGGAGGTCGCCGAGCGAGGACAGCATCGAGACCATGCGCAGGATGCCGAGCGGCTGCACGCCGGAGCCGGCGGGCGCGTCGGTGCCGAGGATGACGCGGTGGAGATCGCCCATCTCGCGCGCGGTGCGCAGCGTGAACAGCGCCGAGCGCTCATTGCCGTTGTGCACGAGCTCGAGCCCGCGCTTGCAGCCCTCGCAGATGCAGCGGATCTGGTCGTCGGGCAGTGCGGTGTGGCCGCCGTTGATGTGGCCGACCACGTCGGTGTCGGCCTCCAGCACCACGTCCTTGTCGATCAGGCCGGAGCCGGGGATCGACGGGCCGCCGGTGTGGATGGTGCTCTGGATGCCGTATTTGCGCGCCCAGCCGACCATCTTTCTCGCGGTCGGGCCGTCCTTGACGCCGCCGAGGCCGACCTCGCCGAGCAGCTTGACGCCGTTCGCCGCCATCTCCTTGAAGTCTTCTTCCACCATCTCGCATTCGATCACCGGCGCGCCGGCGTGAACCTTCACGCCGCCGGGACGCAAGGTCCAGAACGCGCGCTGGGCGAACACGGCCATGGCCTTGAGGCCGACGACGTCGCGGGGGCGGCCGGGCATGTGCACTTCGCCGGCGGAGATCATGGTGGTGACGCCGCCGTGCAGATAGCTGTCGATCCAGTTGATCTGGTTCTGGCGCGGCGTCCAGTCGCCGGCGACAGGGTGGACGTGGCTGTCGATCAGGCCCGGCGTCACCGTGGTGCCGTTGGCGTCGACGATGGTGGTGGCGCCTTCGGTGTTGACGTCCTTGAAGCGGCCGATCGCGCTGATCTTGCCGTTCTCGGCGACGATGGTGTCGCCGTCCAGGATCGGCTTTTCCAAAGCGCCGGACAGGATCAGGCCGATATTGCGGATCACCAGCTTCGAGGGTCCGGTGGCCTGGGGTGCGTCATGCGCCATGGAAGGGGCTCCTTATTCGTAACTGCAACGCTTCCGATCTTGGGCAGCCTTGACCGCGGGATCAAGCCGGATTATTCATTAGTATACGAATGATCGTGTACAAACGACGCATAGCTGCCGGCCTCGGAACCGCAATTGACGCGACAGGGAAGGTGAGATGAGCAATTTCAATCAGGAAAGCGTCTTGAGCGTCCACCACTGGACCGACACGCTGTTCTCCTTCAAGACCACCCGCAGCCCGACCTTCCGCTTCCGCAACGGCGAATTCACCATGATAGGGCTCAAGGTCGGCGAGAAGCCGCTGCTGCGGGCCTACAGCGTCGCCAGCGCCAATTACGAGGACACGCTGGAGTTCTTCTCGATCAAGGTGCCGGACGGCCCCTTGACCTCGCGCCTCCAGCATTTGAAGGAAGGCGACGAGATCATCGTCAGCCGCAAGGCCACGGGCACGCTCGTGATCGATAATCTGGAAGAGGGCCGCAACCTCTACCTGATCGGCACCGGCACCGGTCTTGCGCCGTTCTTGAGCGTGATCAAGGACCCCGAGACCTACGAGCGCTTCGAGAAGGTGGTGCTGCTGCACGGCTGCCGGCACGTCAAGGAGCTCGCCTATGGCGAGATGATCACCGAGCATCTGCCGAAGGACGAGCTGCTCGGCGAGTACATCCGGGGTCAGCTGATCTACTACCCGACCGTGACGCGCGATCCCTTCCACAACCGCGGCCGCATCACCGACCTCATCACCTCGGGCAAGCTCTTCACCGACATCGGCCTGCCGGTGCTGGAAGCCGCCCAGGATCGCGTCATGATCTGCGGCAGCCCGGCCCTGGTGGCGGACACCCGCGTCCTCCTGGGCGAGCGCGGCTTCGTCGAGGGCAATCACGGCGAGCCGGCCCAATTCGTGGTCGAAAAGGCGTTCGCCGAGCGCTAAGCGTTTTCCAGCGAAGTGGATACCGGTTCGCGTGAAAATAGGAATCTAGAGCCCCGTTCCGGGGCTCCAGACACGAAATTTCTACGCGAGAAGATCGCATTTTCGCCACCGCCGGGGCGTTGCGGCGCCGATTCGGCGCACGATACTATGTGGGACCGAATCAGCGGAGTTCCCATATGGTTGCGGACAGCGACAGCAACATCGCCTGGCACCGGGTTCAGTTGAAGAAGAACCGCGCCGAGCTGAAGGCGCTGGAGACCGCGCGCTTCACGATGGGCGAGATCGCCACCTCGAAGCGCAACGGCCAGACGCAGAAGACGATCGCGGAACTCAAGCGCAAGATCGCGCAGTCGGAGCGCGCCATCGCCGATCACGACAAGCGCACGCGCCGTCCACTCGCAACGGACCTGCAGAGCCTCAGCAATGGCAGCTGGAGCCATTGGGACGCCTACACCCAGCAGCAGCGCAAGAGCGGTCAGCGCTCCTCTGGGCGCGGTTAGCCGCGGCTCTCCACGGCTGTGGCCGACGAGCAGGCGCGGCCTTGCGCCGGCCGCGCCGCGCACCATCTCGGTGATACGCGACCAATCGCTCCGGTGATCCCATGACAGCGCGCCTCGATTTCACCAGCGAGGCCTTCTTTCGCGATCCGTCCAAGGCAATCGCGACGTTGCGCATGTCCGCACCCGTGGTCGCGACGCGGTTTCCCATCGTCGGCAATGTCTGGATCACCACGACCCATGACGCCACCGCTCAGGTTTTGAAGGACGGCGCGACCTTCACGTTGCGCAAGGAGGATGGCGACGTCGCGGGCTTGCGCTGGTGGATGCCGAGGTTCGTCCGGACCATCGCCAACAACATGCTGACGATGGACGAGCCGGATCACACGCGGTTGCGCAGCATCGTGGACGAAGCGTTTCGCCGCCGCGCGATCGTCGCGATGGAGCCGCGCATCCGGGCCATTGCTGACGGTCTGGCCGACGAGCTGTTCGCGGAGGGATTCCCGGCCGATCTGGTCCAGCGCTATGCGCGCATCCTGCCGCTCGCGGTGATCTCGGAACTGCTCGGCCTGCCGCTGGCAGATCGTCCAAAGTTCATCGCCTGGGCCAACGCGATGTCCTCGCTGACGAATGTCGTCAGCTTCTTGTCCCTGCTGTTCGCGGTGCGCAAGATGCGCGCCTACCTCGAGCAGCAGTTGCAGATCGCGCGCGTGCAGGGCGGCGAGGGCCTGATTGCCGAGCTGATTCAGGTCGAGCGCGAAGGCGGTCAGATCACGCCAGATGAAATGGTTTCGATGGTCTTTCTGTTGCTCGGGGCGGGATCGGAAACCACCACGCATCTCATCAGCGGTTCCGTCTACGAGCTGCTCAGGAATCCCAAGCTGCGCGACTGGCTGGAACAGGATTGGAGCCGCGTCGGGCTCGCGGTCGAGGAGTTCCTGCGCTTCGTCTCGCCGGTGCAATTCTCCAAGCCGCGCTACGTGCGGCGCGATGTCGAGGTCGAAGGCGTGCGCCTGAAAAAGGGCGACCGCGTCATGGTGATGCTCGTCGCCGCGAACATGGATCCGGCGGTTCATGATCGTCCCGAGATTCTCGATCTCGAACGCAAGCCGAACCGCCATATCTCGTTCGGCACGGGGATCCATTTCTGTCTCGGCCACCAACTCGCGCGCATCGAGGCGGCCTGCGCGCTGGAGGCGCTGTTCGTGCGTTGGCCGAATTTGAGTCTGGCGGTGGATTCCGCTGAGGTCCGCTGGCGCAAGCGGCCCGGCTTGCGCGCGATCGCGAGGCTTCCTGTCACGGCAGAGGGCCGCGGAACAGAGACGACTGCACGCACCGGAACGAGAGACGATCGTTCCCTGACCGCGCCGAACTGACGTCGGCGACGCCCTTTCGGAAAATCTTTGCCTGTTGTGATCGGCCAGGAACGGTGTGCCGTTCGTGCTGTTGTCATCCGGACATGATGCGGAGGGAGTTCCTTGGGCGCATGTCGCAGATCGAGGTCTTAACGGGAGACAAGATCATGGCCAGCAAGATGCCACCTGTTCCACCGGACAATCAGAGCCACAAGGGAACCGGAGATCGCAAGCAAGTGTCCGCCGATCAGATGCCGCACGGTCAGCAACGTGCGCAGAATCCGGATCAGCAGGGACAGCAAGGCAACATCAAGCAGAACACGACCAATCAAGGCTATCAGCAGGATCGCTGAGGAGGCGACATTGTCGACATCCACGAAGACACCGAACAGCATTCGTCAGGGCGGACCCGGCGCCTCGCACGAGAACGCGAAGGCACCGCTTCAGGTGAAGAAGCCGCCGGCGGACGATCCGCAACGCAGCCACAGCCGGGTTTCCGGCGGCGGTGGAGAGCACGATTCCCATCACACGCACGACGAGGCCGGAAAAGGCGGAGGCAGGTGACATGACCAACAAGCAACCCAAGCTGTACGCGCCGACCGAGAAGGATCTGCATGACAATCCCCTGATCGGCGGATCGAAGGGAGCGAACATGGCAGGCGTTTCGCCTGACGACCTCGAGGACGTCTTGGGCGAGAACACGATCGAAGGCGACGTCGAGAACGACGTGAACGTCGCTGGCGGCATCGACAAGGATGTCGCGCGGAGCGGTTCGCCCCGAAGAGGCCGATAAGATTGGAGGCCAGCAATGCAGGGCAAGAAGACTCACGAACAGCAAGTGCGCATCCTCGAGCGGAAGCCCGATGTTCCGGATGCGCGAGAGCTCGAGCGGGCCGCCGGTCATAACCCGCAAGACACGCGCGTCCATCGCGCCAACCCGGAGGTGCGGCACAGCGAGTTTCCGGTGAGCCGCGGCGGCCTCAACCAGGAAAGCGATCACAACAAGCACAACGATCCCGGCCAGAGCGGCCACAAGCCGCCCAAACCGACGGCGGCGCAACAGAAGCACTAACTTCGGAAGATCACTGCAAGAGGAGAGACTGATGCCAGGTGGCCACGGCAGCAAGACGCATTTCAGATCGGGCATGCATGGCAAGGGCGACGGCACCGGCGCATTGACCGACGTGCCGAAGGAGATGATCGGCGACAACATGGTTCTGTCCAACCGAGACAAGAAACAGCATTCGGATATCCGCGGCATGGACAGCAAGGCCATTCAGACCGATCAATATCAGGATCACGCGGCCAACCGGCTCGAACAGGAGCCAGACGCCGACGAGACCTGAGAGGGGCGTTCCTCCCGTCAACTTGCGGACCGGTGTTCAGCCGGTCCGCTTTTTTGTGGGCGCAAGATCGCGCTCCCAGCCGAACACCGAGCGGCCGTCGAGCTCCGGTGAGGCCGCACGCTCACCGGCGATGAAAGCTTCGACCGAGGGGCCGCGCGCGGTCCGCTCCAGCCGCCGCGCCTGGTCGTCGAGCCGCTTGATCGCCTGCATCTCTTCCTCGCGTCCGAGCTTCGCGTTCTGGATCGCGCCTTTCAGCACCCGGATGGTCTCGTCATAGACCTTGATCGGAACGGGGTAGGGATGCCGGTCCTTACCGCCATGGGCGAGCGAGAAACGCGCGGGGTCGGTGAAACGATAGGGCGCCCCGTGCACGACCTCCGCGACCATCGCCAGCGAGCGCACGGTGCGCGCGCCGACGCCCGGCGTCAGCAGCAGCTCCGGAAAATCCTCCGGGCCGCGCTCGGCTGCCGCGGCGAGCGTGCCGTGCAGGCGGCGCGCGAACACGTCCTTAGGCCGCACATCATGATATGCGGGCATGATCAGGTGCGGCAGCGTGCCCTGCGCCGGTGTGGACGGGGTCCCCGTGAGCCGTTCGAATTCGGAGACGATGCGATCCGGACCGAGATCGTTCAACAGCTCGAGCTGTGCCGTCCGAGACATATCGGCGCGATGATCGGTGAGATTGACGATCTCTCCCTGCTGCGGCCCGTCGATTGCGCTATGCGGTGTATCGACAAAGCTCTTCAGTGCCTCGGAATGCCAGTGATAGCGCCGCGCCTGCCGCTTGTCGCCGTTCATGCCCTGCTGCACCACCGTCCATTTGCCCTCAGTGGTCACGAAGAAGCCGTGCAGGTAAAGGTCAAAGCCGTCCTGGACCGCGGCACTGTCGACCTTGGCCACCAGACGGCTGGCCCGCGTCAGCTTGATGCCGTCGAATCCGACGCGGTCGCCGAGTTGCAACAGCTCGTCCGGCGTCTTGCGCGAATGCTGGCCGCGTCCGCCGCAGACGTAAATCCCGAGCTCGTCCTGCAGCGGTCCGAGCCCGCGCTTCAGTGCGCCGATCACCGAGGTGGTGATGCCGGAGGAGTGCCAGTCCATTCCCATCACCGCGCCAAACGACTGGAACCAGAATGGATGCGACAGGCGCTGCAGAAACGCGTCGCGGCCGTAATGATGCACGATCGCCTGGGTGACGATCGCCCCAAGGGAGGACATGCGACTCGCCAGCCAGGGCGGAACCCGCCCGGTGTGAAGAGGAAGATCGGCGCTGCCGGTACGTCGAGTCATGCCGGCAAGCCTAGCGCAGCTCAGCGACGGTTGCACCTGCGGGATGCTGCATTGCACGGGGCGGGGGAGCGAAGCCGGCCGGCAGGCGTTGTGCGGGTCGCGTGAATGCAATGATGGGGACGATCCATGGATTGGCAGGCCCTTACGGCCGAAATCGACAGGATGTTCGGCTGGATACCGTCATGGTTCATCGGGCTCAGCCTGGTTGCCGGTGCGATCCTTCTTGCCCTGCTCGCCTACCGGATCGCCACATGGCTGCTCAATCGCGCGTTCGGAACGCGCCTTCCGCT from Bradyrhizobium sp. CB1015 harbors:
- a CDS encoding cytochrome P450 translates to MTARLDFTSEAFFRDPSKAIATLRMSAPVVATRFPIVGNVWITTTHDATAQVLKDGATFTLRKEDGDVAGLRWWMPRFVRTIANNMLTMDEPDHTRLRSIVDEAFRRRAIVAMEPRIRAIADGLADELFAEGFPADLVQRYARILPLAVISELLGLPLADRPKFIAWANAMSSLTNVVSFLSLLFAVRKMRAYLEQQLQIARVQGGEGLIAELIQVEREGGQITPDEMVSMVFLLLGAGSETTTHLISGSVYELLRNPKLRDWLEQDWSRVGLAVEEFLRFVSPVQFSKPRYVRRDVEVEGVRLKKGDRVMVMLVAANMDPAVHDRPEILDLERKPNRHISFGTGIHFCLGHQLARIEAACALEALFVRWPNLSLAVDSAEVRWRKRPGLRAIARLPVTAEGRGTETTARTGTRDDRSLTAPN
- a CDS encoding DUF763 domain-containing protein, giving the protein MTRRTGSADLPLHTGRVPPWLASRMSSLGAIVTQAIVHHYGRDAFLQRLSHPFWFQSFGAVMGMDWHSSGITTSVIGALKRGLGPLQDELGIYVCGGRGQHSRKTPDELLQLGDRVGFDGIKLTRASRLVAKVDSAAVQDGFDLYLHGFFVTTEGKWTVVQQGMNGDKRQARRYHWHSEALKSFVDTPHSAIDGPQQGEIVNLTDHRADMSRTAQLELLNDLGPDRIVSEFERLTGTPSTPAQGTLPHLIMPAYHDVRPKDVFARRLHGTLAAAAERGPEDFPELLLTPGVGARTVRSLAMVAEVVHGAPYRFTDPARFSLAHGGKDRHPYPVPIKVYDETIRVLKGAIQNAKLGREEEMQAIKRLDDQARRLERTARGPSVEAFIAGERAASPELDGRSVFGWERDLAPTKKRTG